A portion of the Ricinus communis isolate WT05 ecotype wild-type chromosome 10, ASM1957865v1, whole genome shotgun sequence genome contains these proteins:
- the LOC8287672 gene encoding heat stress transcription factor B-3 — translation MEMEANDHRGLLEYVRKTTPPPFLLKTYMLVEDPETDHVISWNADGTGFVVWQPAEFARDLLPTLFKHSNFSSFVRQLNTYGFRKVATSRWEFCNDMFRKGERELLCQIRRRKAWSSKQQQQPPQPNNIAATQGGTTQESDEDQRSSSTSSSSEFNTLIDENKRLKKENGALCYELTSMKRKCKELLDLVAKYAHLEREGHNNNSNNDDDERPKLFGVRLEVEGENEKKRKRAEIRECASILLSQSCK, via the exons ATGGAGATGGAGGCCAATGATCACAGGGGTTTATTGGAATATGTGCGCAAAACAACACCTCCACCTTTTCTGTTGAAGACCTACATGCTCGTGGAGGACCCGGAGACCGACCATGTGATCTCCTGGAACGCCGACGGAACAGGGTTTGTCGTGTGGCAGCCGGCGGAGTTCGCCCGTGATCTCCTACCAACACTGTTCAAGCACAGCAACTTCTCAAGCTTTGTCCGGCAACTCAATACTTAT GGTTTTCGAAAGGTTGCAACAAGCCGGTGGGAGTTCTGCAATGACATGTTTAGAAAGGGAGAAAGGGAGCTACTATGTCAGATTCGTAGACGAAAAGCATGGTCTAGCAAGCAGCAGCAACAACCGCCACAACCTAATAACATTGCAGCAACTCAAGGTGGCACAACCCAAGAGTCTGATGAAGATCAAAGGTCATCTTCGACATCATCGTCGTCTGAATTCAATACTCTAATCGACGAAAATAAGAgactcaagaaagaaaatgggGCTTTATGCTATGAGCTCACTAGCATGAAAAGGAAGTGCAAGGAGCTTCTTGATTTAGTGGCTAAATATGCACATTTAGAAAGAGAAggacataataataatagtaataatgatgatgatgagagGCCAAAGCTATTTGGTGTGAGATTAGAAGTTGAAGGAGAGAatgagaagaagagaaagagagcaGAAATTAGAGAATGCGCAAGCATTTTGCTTTCACAATCATGCAAATAA
- the LOC8287673 gene encoding NADPH-dependent thioredoxin reductase 3 gives MATTPRIRIGIGAIPTHRLSMTTAAAATATATLSLPPPHSLFFLRNAAVSSNYRRSLSLRVKASSADSPPSPGKGVENVVIIGSGPAGYTAAIYAARANLKPVVFEGYQMGGVPGGQLMTTTEVENFPGFPDGITGPDLMDRMRRQAERWGAELFQEDVEAVNLKVAPFIVKSSERKVKCHSVIYATGATAKRLRLPREDEFWSRGISACAICDGASPLFKGQVLAVVGGGDTATEEAIYLTKYARHVHLLVRKDQLRASKAMQDRVFNNPNITVHFNTETVDVVSNTKGQMSGILTRKLDTGEESVLEAKGLFYGIGHLPNSQLLEGQVELDSAGYVLVQEGTAKTSVEGVFAAGDVQDHEWRQAVTAAGSGCVAALSVERYLVSNNLLVEFHQPPSEEVKKELTDRDVQEGFDITLTKHRGQYALRKLYHESPRLICVLYTSPTCGPCRTLKPILSKVIDEYDQNVHFVEIDIEEDPEIAEAAGIMGTPCVQFFKNKEMLRTVSGVKMKKEYREFIDANK, from the exons ATGGCCACCACTCCGAGGATAAGAATCGGAATCGGAGCCATTCCAACTCACAGGCTCAGTATGACCACCGCAGCCGCAGCCACAGCCACTGCCACACTCTCTCTCCCTCCTCCTCACTCCCTATTCTTTCTCAGGAACGCCGCCGTTTCTTCTAATTACAGACGCTCTCTGTCTCTCCGAGTCAAAGCTTCCTCCGCTGACTCGCCCCCTTCTCCTg GGAAAGGCGTGGAGAATGTGGTAATTATAGGGTCAGGGCCTGCTGGATACACAGCAGCAATATATGCAGCAAGAGCCAATTTGAAGCCAGTAGTATTTGAGGGTTATCAAATGGGAGGTGTCCCTGGTGGACAGCTGATGACTACCACTGAAGTTGAGAACTTTCCAGGGTTTCCTGACGGAATTACTGGTCCTGATTTAATGGATAG GATGCGTCGCCAAGCTGAACGCTGGGGAGCTGAACTGTTCCAGGAAGATGTTGAAGCCGTTAATCTCAAAGTCGCTCCTTTCATTGTCAAAAGTAGTGAACGTAAG gTTAAGTGCCATAGTGTAATATATGCCACAGGAGCTACTGCAAAAAGGCTCAGGTTACCTCGAGAAGATGAATTTTGGAGTAGGGGAATTAGTGCTTGTGCAATTTGTGATGGAGCATCACCACTGTTCAAAGGGCAGGTTCTCGCTGTTGTTGGAGGTGGTGATACAGCTACCGAGGAAGCAATTTACTTAACTAAATACGCCCGTCATGTTCATTTGCTTGTACGCAAGGACCAACTTAGGGCATCTAAAGCAATGCAAGATAG AGTGTTCAACAATCCAAACATCACCGTGCACTTCAATACAGAGACTGTGGATGTCGTCAGCAATACTAAAGGGCAGATGTCTGGTATTCTGACTAGAAAACTTGATACCGGGGAGGAATCTGTGCTCGAGGCAAAAGGCTTGTTCTATGGTATTGGCCATTTGCCTAATAGCCAGCTTTTGGAAGGCCAAGTTGAACTTGACAGTGCTGGGTATGTGTTAGTTCAAGAAGGTACTGCAAAAACCTCTGTGGAAGGTGTATTTGCAGCTGGAGATGTGCAG GACCACGAATGGAGACAAGCCGTAACTGCTGCTGGATCTGGATGTGTTGCTGCTTTATCAGTTGAGAGATACCTTGTTAGCAATAATCTACTTGTAGAGTTTCATCAG CCTCCTAGTGAAGAGGTTAAGAAGGAACTCACTGACAGAGATGTTCAAGAGGGCTTTGACATTACATTGACAAAGCATAGGGGCCAG TATGCTCTACGAAAGTTGTACCATGAAAGTCCAAGGCTCATATGTGTACTATATACATCTCCAACTTGTGGTCCATGTAGGACTTTGAAACCTATTCTTAGCAAG GTGATTGATGAATATGATCAGAATGTGCATTTTGTTGAAATTGACATCGAGGAAGATCCAGAAATAGCAGAAGCAGCTGGAATTATGGGTACACCATGTGTGCAGTTCTTCAAGAACAAGGAGATGCTCAG GACTGTATCGGGagtaaaaatgaagaaagagtACAGAGAATTCATTGATGCAAATAAATGA